TGACGGACGTGACGTCGACCCCGTTCTCCGCCCGCCCCAGACCGAGCAGGTTCGCCAGCCGGGCGGGCCCGCGGGCCAGGTCGGCGTCGCGCCGGGCGGTGGGTCGGCGGTGCCGCGCCACCGCGAGGTCCGACACCACCTCCCCCGCGCGCAGCAGCACCGCGCCGGCCTTGCCGTCGTCGAGGCAGCTGACGTTGGCGCAGAAGTGCATGCCGTAGACGAAGTAGACGTACAGGTGCCCGGCCGGGCCGAACATCACCGCGTTGCGCGGGGTCCGGCCCCGGTAGCTGTGCGACGCCGGGTCGTCGGCCCCCCGGTACGCCTCCACCTCGGTCAGGCGGACGGCGACCGTGCCGTCCGGGGTGTCCGCCTCGACGGTGCACCCCAGCAGCCGCACGGCCGCCGCCACGACGTCGGCGCCGAGCTCCTCGCGGTCGAGCAGCACCCGACCGCTCAGGAGGCCTCGGCCAGGGCCAGGTGCACGCAGACCGCGACCCCCGCCATCGCCTTCTCCACCTCGTCGAGCGGCGGGAACGTCGGCGCGAGCCGGATGATCGCGTCCTGCGGGTCGTCGCCGCCGGGGTGCGTGGCGCCGGCCGGGGTGAGCGCGATGCCGGCCTCCTTGGCCAGCTGCACGATCCGGGTGGCCCGGCCCTCGGGGACGGTCAGCGTGACGAAGTACCCGCCCCTGGGCGTGGACCACGAGACGCCGGGGGTGTCGGCGAAGTTCTCCGTGAGGACCTTCTCCAGCGCGGCGAACTTCGGCGCGATCAGCTCGCGGTGCTTCGCCATGTGCGCAGCGACCCCCGCGGCGTCGCCGAAGAACAGGGCGTGGCGCAGGTGGTTGACCTTGTCGGGGCCGATGGTCCGCTTGCCGGTCAGGGCGAGCCACCACTTGACGTTGGCCGGCGACGCCCCCAGGAACGCGACGCCCGCCCCGGCGAGGGTGATCTTCGACGTGGAGCCGAACACGAACGGGCGGTCGGCGTGCCCCGCCTCGGCCGCGAGCGCGAGGACGTCGGCGACCTCGAGCGCCTCGTCGGTGAGGTGGTGCACCGCGTAGGCGTTGTCCCACATGATCCGGAAGTCGGGGGCCGCGGTGGGCATCGTCGCCAGCCGCCGGGTGACCTCGTCGGAGTAGACGACGCCGTCGGGGTTGGCGTACTTCGGCACGCACCAGATCCCCTTGATCGACGGGTCGGCGGCGACGAGCTGCTCGACCACGTCCATGTCGGGGCCCTCGGGCGTCATCGGGACGGCGACGAGCTCGATGCCGAGCCGGTCGCACACCGCGAAGTGCCGGTCGTAGCCGGGGACCGGGGCGAGGAAGACGACCTTCTCCTCGTCGACCCAGCGCCGCTCGGCCCCGGGCAGCGGGGACAGCAGCGCGTGCACGAGCGTGTCGTGCATGAGCTCCAGGCTGGAGTTGCCGAACGCGATGAGCTGCTCGACCGGCACCTGCAGCGCCGGGGAGAAGATCTCGCGGAGCTCGGTGAGTCCCTGCAGCCCCTGGTAGTTGCGGGTGTCGGTGCCGTCGGCCGCCCGGTACCGGTCGCCGGGGAGGCCGAGGATCGCGTTCGAGAGGTCCAGCTGGGCCGCGGAGGGCTTGCCGCGCGTGAGGTCGAGCTTCATGCCCTGCGCCACGAGGGCGTCGTAGGCCTCCTGGGCGCGGCTGATGACGTCGGTGGTCATGCTGATCCTCCAAGCGAGAGAGCGTCGCGGGCGGCGGCCGCGGCGGCGCGCAGATCGTCGAGCTGCTCGGCGACGCGCTCCCCCGCGGTGCCCCCGCGGGCGTTGCGCGAGGCTATCGAGCCCGCGACGGTGAGCACGTCCCGCACCCCGGGGGTGAGCGCGGGGTGGACGGCGGCGAGCTCGGCGTCGGTCAGGTCGGCCAGGCCGACCCCCCGACCCTCCGCCGCACGGACGCAGCCGCCCGCCGCCTCGTGGGCCACCCGGAACGGGACGCCCTGGCGCACCAGCCACTCGGCGACGTCGGTGGCCAGGGTGAAGCCCTCCGGCGCGAGCGCCGCGAGCCGGTCGGTGTGGAACGTGAGGGTCGCCACCATGCCGGCGACGGCGGGCAGCAGCAGGCCGAGCTGCTCCACGGAGTCGAACAGCGGCTCCTTGTCCTCCTGCAGGTCGCGGTTGTACGCCAGCGGCATGGCCTTGAGCGTGGCCAGCAGCCCGGTGAGGTTGCCGATCAGGCGGCCCGCCTTGCCGCGCGCGAGCTCCGCGACGTCGGGGTTCTTCTTCTGCGGCATGATCGAGCTGCCGGTGGAGAAGGCGTCGTCGAGCGTGACGTAGGAGAACTCCGCCGTGGCCCACACGATCACCTCCTCCGCGATCCGGGAGAGGTCGACCGCGATCATCGCGAGGACGAACGCGGCCTCGGCCGCGAAGTCGCGGGACGCCGTGCCGTCGATGGAGTTGGCACTCGAGGAGTCGAAGCCCAGCTCGCGGGCGACCGCCTCGGGGTCCAGGCCGAGCGAGGAGCCGGCCAGTGCACCCGAGCCATAGGGCGACACCGAGGCGCGGCGGTCCCAGTCGCGGAGGCGGTCGACGTCGCGCAGCAGCGCGTGGGCGTGCGCGGCGAGGTGGTGGCCGAGCAGCACCGGCTGGGCATGCTGCAGGTGGGTGCGGCCGGGCATCGGCGCTCCGGCATGGGCGGTGGCCTGCGCCACGAGCGCGTCGACGACGTCGAGCACTCCCCCGCCGACGCGGACGGCCGCGTCGCGCAGCCACATCCGGAACAGCGTGGCCACCTGGTCGTTGCGGGACCGGCCGGCGCGCAGCTTGCCGCCCAGCTCCGGGCCGGCGCGCTCGATGAGCCCGCGCTCCAGGGCGGAGTGCACGTCCTCGTCGCCCTCGGCCGGGCCGAACGCCCCGGACTCGACGTCGGCACCGAGCTTGGCCAGCGCGTCGAGCATGCCGGTGAGCTCATCGTCGGTGAGCAGGCCCGCCCCGTGCAGGACGCGGGCGTGCGCGACCGACCCGCGCACGTCGTAGGGCGCGAGCCGCCAGTCGAAGTGGGTGGACTTGGACAGGGCGGCGAGGGCGTCGGCCGGGCCGGACGCGAACCGGCCGCCCCACAGCGCGGAGCCGGCCATCAGTCGGTGCCCGCCTCGAGCGCGGCCTCGTCGAGGAACTTCTCGGCGTCGGGCTTCTCGTCGGCCGCCGCGATCCGGTCGAACCCGCCCGAGGGCAGCTCGCCGAACAGGGTGCCGTGCTCGACGAGGACGGTGCCCTGGTCGTGCGGCTGCGCGGCGTAGGCCTCCAGCTTGGCGCGGGAGTCGGCGATGTCGAGGTTGCGCATCGTGAGCTGGCCGATCCGGTCGGTCGGGCCGAACGCGGCGTTCTCCACGCGCTCCATCGACAGCCGCTCGGGGTGGTAGGAGAACCCGCTGCCCTGCGTGTCGAGGATCGAGTAGTCGTCGCCGCGGCGCAGGCGCAGCGTGACGGTGCCGGTGACCAGCGAGGCGATCCAGCGCTGCACGGACTCGCGGACCATCAGCGCCTGGGGGTCGAGCCAGCGGCCCTCGTAGAGCAGGCGGCCGAGCTTGCGGCCCTCGTTGTGGTAGTTCGCGACCGTGTCCTCGTTGTGGATCGCGTTGACCAGCCGCTCGTAGGCGGCGAACAGCAGCGCCATGCCGGGGGCCTCGTAGATCCCGCGCGACTTCGCCTCGATGATCCGGTTCTCGATCTGGTCGGACATCCCCAGCCCGTGCCGGCCGCCGATCCGGTTCGCCGCCAGCACCAGGGCGACCGGGTCGGCGAAGCGCTCGCCGTTGATCGCCACCGGGTACCCGGCCTCGAAGGTGACCGCGACGTCCTCGGTCGCGATCTCGACCGAGGGGTCCCAGAACCGGACGCCCATGATCGGCTCGATCGTCTCCAGGGACACGTCGAGGTGCTCGAGGGTCTTGGCCTCGTGCGTGGCGCCCCAGATGTTGGCGTCGGTGGAGTACGCCTTCTCCGCGGAGTCCTTGTAGGGCAGCCCGCGGGCGGTGAGCCACCGGCTCATCTCGTCGCGGCCGCCGAGCTGCTGGACGAAGTCGGCGTCGAGCCACGGCTTGTAGATGCGCAGCTCGGGGTTGGCCAGCAGGCCGTAGCGGTAGAACCGCTCGATGTCATTGCCCTTGAAGGTGGAGCCGTCGCCCCAGATGTTGACGTCGTCGGCGTGCATCGCGCGGACCAGCAGCGTGCCGGTGACAGCACGACCCAGCGGCGTGGTGTTGAAGTAGGTGCGGCCCCCGGACCGGATGTGGAAGGCGCCGCAGGCCAGCGCGGCCAGGCCCTCCTGCACCAGCTGCGGCCGGATGTCGACCACGCGGGCGATCTCGGCGCCGTACTGCCGGGCGCGGTCGGGCACCCCGGAGACGTCCAGCTCGTCGTACTGGCCGAGGTCGGCGGTGTAGGTGCAGGGGATCCCGCCGCTCTCGCGCATCCACGCGACCGCCACGGAGGTGTCGAGACCCCCGGAGAAGGCGATGCCGATGCGCTCACCCTGCGGGAGGGAGGTCAGGACCTTGCTCAAGAAGTGCTCCTCATCGACAGATCGCGCAGCAGCGCGACGAGTTCGGCACCGGTCAGGGGCTCGCGGGCCACCACCAGGAGGGTGTCGTCGCCGGCGATGGTGCCGACGACGTCGTGCAGTGCGGCGCGGTCCAGCGCGCTGGCCAGGTAGTGCGCGCCGCCGGGCGGCGTGCGCAGGACCGCCAGGTTCCCACTCGCGTCCGCGGACACGAGCAGGTCCCCCAGCAACCGCGTCAGGCGGGCGGTGCCGCCCTCGATCCCGCGCACCGGGCTGCCGTCGTCGGGGATGACGTAGACGGGTGTGCCGCCGTCGGCGCCGCGGAGCTTGACCGCGCCCAGCTCGTCGAGGTCGCGGGACAGGGTGGCCTGCGTGGTGCCGATCCCGTCGGCCTCCAGCAGCGCCAGCAGCTCGCTCTGGCTGTGGACCCGCCGCTGGGCGATCAGCTCGACGATCCGGGCCTGCCGGGCCACCCGGGACGCCGCGGTCATGCCCGGAGCAGCCACGTGAGCAGAGCCTTCTGTGCGTGCAGCCGGTTCTCCGCCTCGTCCCACGCCGCGCTCTGCGGGCCGTCGAGGACCTCGTCGGTGATCTCGTCGCCGCGGTGCGCGGGCAGGCAGTGCAGGACGATCGCGTCGGGGTTCGCCCGGGCCAGCAGCTCGGCGTCGACCTGCAGCGGGCGGAACGGGGCGGCGCGGTCGAGCCCGTCGGACTCCTGGCCCATCGAGACCCAGGTGTCGGTGACGAGCACCTCGGCGCCCGCGACGGCGGCGTGCGGGTCGGCGACCAGGTCGACCCCGCCGCCGGTCTCCGCCGCCCTGGCCTTGGCGTCCCGCAGGATCTCGGCGTCGGGCCGGAAGCCCTCCGGCGCGCAGATCCGGACGTGCATCCCGGCGGTCGCCCCGCCGAGGAGCAGCGAGTGCGCCATGTTGTTGGCGCCGTCGCCGAGGTAGGTGAGCGTGAGGCCGGCGAGGCGGCCGAAGCGCTCGCGGATCGTCTGCAGGTCGGCCAGGACCTGGCAGGGGTGGAACTGGTCGGTGAGCGCGTTGACCACCGGCACCGTGGCCGTCCCGGCCATCTCCTCGATGCGGGACTGGTCGCCGGTGCGCCAGACGATCGCGTCGACGTAGCGGGACAGAACGCGCGCGGTGTCGGCGATGGTCTCGCCGCGCCCGAGCTGGCTGGCCTGCGCGTCGACGATCAGCGGCTGGCCCCCGAGCTGCGCGATCCCGACCTCGAAGGAGATCCGCGTGCGCGTGGACGACTTGTCGAACACCACCGCCACCGGCCGCGGCCCGGCCAGGGGCCGGTGGGCGTACCGGTCGGCCTTCATCGCGTCGGCGAGGTCGAGGATCTCGGCCTGCTCGGCGGGCGACAGGTCGTCGTCGCGCAGGAGGTGCCTAGGCATCCGTCGCCCCGTCCAGGATCGCGGGCAGCGCGGCGACGAACTCGCCCGCCTGCGCCTGCGTGAGCACCAGCGGCGGCGCGAGGCGGATGCGGTCGGGCACGGCGTTGTTGACGAGGAACCCGGCGTCGCGGGCGGCGGTGGCCACCGCGGCGGAGACGGGCTCGCCGAGCAGGATGCCGATGAGCAGCCCGGCCCCGTCGACGCCGCGGACCAGCGGGTGCCCCAGCGCCTCGACGCCCGTGGTGATCGTCTTGCCGACGAGGTTCACGTGCTCGAGCAGCCCGTCGGAGGCGATGGTGTCGAGCACCGCGAGCGCGGCGGCGCAGCACACGGGGTTGCCGCCGAAGGTGGTGCCGTGCTGGCCCGGCTCCAGCAGCCCGCCCGCGGCACCGATGCCGATGCAGGCCCCGATCGGCAGGCCGCCGCCGAGCCCCTTGGCCAGCGTGATGACGTCGGGCACCACGCCCGCCGTCTGGTGGGCGAACCACGCCCCGGTGCGCCCGACGCCGGTCTGCACCTCGTCGAGGACGAGCAGCGCGCCGCGGGCCGCGGTGATCTCGCGGGCGGCCGCCAGGTAGCCCGGCGGCGGGGTGACCGCGCCGGCCTCCCCCATGATCGGTTCGAGGAAGACCGCGGCGGTGTGCTCGTCGACCGCGGCGTCGAGCGCGGCGACGTCGCCGTAGGGCACGTGCGAGACGCCGGGGGTCATCGGTTCGAACGGCGCGCGCTTGGGCGGCTGGCCGGTGAGCGCGAGAGCGCCCATCGTGCGGCCGTGGAAGGCGTTCTCCGCGGCGACGATGTTCGGGCGCCCGGTGCGCCGGGCCATCTTGAACGCGGCCTCGTTGGCCTCGGCGCCGGAGTTGCAGAACAGCACCCGGGCGTCACCGGCGTCGAGCAGCTCCAGCAGCCGCTCGGCCAGGGCCAGCGGCGGCTCGGTGAGGTAGAGGTTGGAGGTGTGGCCCAGCGTCGAGATCTGCCGGGTGACGGCCTCGACGACCGCGGGGTGGGCGTGGCCGAGCGCGTTGACCGCGATCCCGCCGAGGAGGTCGAGGTAGCGGCGGCCGTCGGCGGCCCAGACCTCGGCGCCCGACCCGCGCACCAGCGCGAGCGGCGGGGTGCCGTAGTTGTTCATCATCGCGGCCTGCCACCGCTGCGCGAGGCTCATGGGATCACCATCGTTCCGACTCCGTCGTGGGTGAAGACTTCCAGCAGGACCGAGTGCGGGACCCGGCCGTCGATCACGTGGGCCTGGCCGACCCCGCCGCGCACGGCGCGCAGGCAGGCCTCCATCTTCGGCGCCATGCCCGCCTCCAGGCCGGGGAGCATCGGATCCAGCTCGGCCGCGGTGAGCTCGCTGATCACCGACTCCGGGTCGGGGTAGTCGGCGTAGAGCCCCGCGACGTCGGTGAGCACCACGAGCTTCGCCGCGTCCAGCGCGGCGGCGAGCGCGGCGGCCGCGCTGTCGGCGTTGATGTTGTAGACCTGCCCGTCGACGTCGGGCGCGATGCCCGCGACGACCGGGATCCGCCCCGCACGGACGATGTCGAGGACCGCGTCCGGGCTGACCTCGACGACGTCGCCCACCAGCCCGATGTCGACGACCTCGCCCCCGACCAGCGCGGTGCGCTTCTCCGCGGTGAACAGCCCCGCGTCCTCGCCCGAGAGGCCGACGGCGTACGGCCCGTGCTGGTTGATCAGTCCGACGAGCTCGCGCCCGACCTGCCCGACCAGCACCATCCGCACGACGTCGATCGTCTCGGGGGTGGTGACGCGCAGCCCGCCGCGGAACTCCCCCGGCAGGCCCAGGCGCGTGAGCATCGCGCTGATCTGCGGGCCGCCGCCGTGCACGACGACCGGCAGGATCCCGGCGAGGCGCAGGAACACCATGTCGCGGGCGAAGGCCTGCTTGAGCTCCTCGTCGACCATGGCGTTGCCGCCGTACTTGACGACGACGATCTTCCCGTGGAAGCGCTGCAGCCAGGGCAGGGCCTCGGCGAGGATGCCCGCCTTCTCCCCGGCCCGCTCCAGCCGCTCGCTACGTGGGGTACGCACTGTTCTCCTCCACGTAGGCGTGGGACAGGTCGGTGGTGAGGATCTCGCCCTCGCCGTGGCCGAGGCCGAGCGCGATCGCGACGACGATCTCCGCGCCGGACAGGTCGACCGACGTGCGCCCGCCCGCCGCGACGCCGCCGGTGCACAGCGGGACATCGTTCACGGCGATGTCGAGCCGGTCGGGGTCGACGGCGGCGTCGGAGTAGCCGACGGCCGCGGCGATCCGGCCCCAGTTGGCGTCGGACCCGAACAGCGCGGTCTTGACCAGGCTGTCGCGGGCGACCGTGCGGGCCACGACGACGGCGTCGTCCTCCGAGGCCGCCCCGGTGACCCGGACGGTGATGCGCTTGGTGACGCCCTCGGCGTCGGCCTGCATCTGCCGGGCCAGTGACCGGCAGGTCAGGGTGAGCGCCTCGGTGAACTCCGCCGGGTCGGGCCGCACCCCGGACGCGCCGGAGGCGAGCAGCAGCACGGTGTCGTTGGTGGACATCGAGCCGTCGACGTCGAGCCGGTCGAAGCTGACCCGGACCGCGGCGCGCAGCGCGGTGTCGAGCGCCGCGGCGTCGAGGTCGGCGTCGGTGGTGAGGACCGAGAGCATCGTGGCCATCGAGGGCGCGATCATCCCGGCGCCCTTGGTGGTGCCGCCGATCCCCCAGCCCGCCTCCGAGGTGTACCCGGCCTGCTTCGCGACGGTGTCGGTGGTCATGATCGCGGTGGCCGCGGCGGTACCGGCGGCCTCGTCGGCGCCCAGGCCGGCGTGCGCCTTCTCCACCCCGGCGAGCACGGCGTCGCGCGGGAGCTGGGCGCCGATCAGGCCGGTGGAGCAGATCGCGACCTCGACGGCCCCGCAGCCCAGCAGCTCCGCGGCCCGCTCGGCCGTGGCGTGCGCGGTCTGGAACCCCTCCGGGCCGGTGCACGCGTTGGCCCCACCGGAGTTGAGGACGACCGCGCGCAGCGCCCCGGACGTGAGCACCTGCTGCGACCACAGCACCGGCGCGGCCTTGACCTTGTTGCGGGTGAACACCCCGGCCGCGGCGGACCGCGGCCCGTCGTTGACGACGAGGGCCAGGTCGGGGGCGCCGCTGGACTTCAGTCCCGCGACGACCCCGGCCGCCCGGAACCCCTGGGGGCCGGTGAGACTCACGGTGCCACTCCGTTCGACGGCAGGCCGGTGGTCTCGGGGAGCCCGACGGCCAGGTTCATGCACTGCACGGCGGCGCCGCCGGTGC
This sequence is a window from Pseudonocardia petroleophila. Protein-coding genes within it:
- the argG gene encoding argininosuccinate synthase, whose amino-acid sequence is MSKVLTSLPQGERIGIAFSGGLDTSVAVAWMRESGGIPCTYTADLGQYDELDVSGVPDRARQYGAEIARVVDIRPQLVQEGLAALACGAFHIRSGGRTYFNTTPLGRAVTGTLLVRAMHADDVNIWGDGSTFKGNDIERFYRYGLLANPELRIYKPWLDADFVQQLGGRDEMSRWLTARGLPYKDSAEKAYSTDANIWGATHEAKTLEHLDVSLETIEPIMGVRFWDPSVEIATEDVAVTFEAGYPVAINGERFADPVALVLAANRIGGRHGLGMSDQIENRIIEAKSRGIYEAPGMALLFAAYERLVNAIHNEDTVANYHNEGRKLGRLLYEGRWLDPQALMVRESVQRWIASLVTGTVTLRLRRGDDYSILDTQGSGFSYHPERLSMERVENAAFGPTDRIGQLTMRNLDIADSRAKLEAYAAQPHDQGTVLVEHGTLFGELPSGGFDRIAAADEKPDAEKFLDEAALEAGTD
- the argH gene encoding argininosuccinate lyase codes for the protein MAGSALWGGRFASGPADALAALSKSTHFDWRLAPYDVRGSVAHARVLHGAGLLTDDELTGMLDALAKLGADVESGAFGPAEGDEDVHSALERGLIERAGPELGGKLRAGRSRNDQVATLFRMWLRDAAVRVGGGVLDVVDALVAQATAHAGAPMPGRTHLQHAQPVLLGHHLAAHAHALLRDVDRLRDWDRRASVSPYGSGALAGSSLGLDPEAVARELGFDSSSANSIDGTASRDFAAEAAFVLAMIAVDLSRIAEEVIVWATAEFSYVTLDDAFSTGSSIMPQKKNPDVAELARGKAGRLIGNLTGLLATLKAMPLAYNRDLQEDKEPLFDSVEQLGLLLPAVAGMVATLTFHTDRLAALAPEGFTLATDVAEWLVRQGVPFRVAHEAAGGCVRAAEGRGVGLADLTDAELAAVHPALTPGVRDVLTVAGSIASRNARGGTAGERVAEQLDDLRAAAAAARDALSLGGSA
- the argB gene encoding acetylglutamate kinase — translated: MRTPRSERLERAGEKAGILAEALPWLQRFHGKIVVVKYGGNAMVDEELKQAFARDMVFLRLAGILPVVVHGGGPQISAMLTRLGLPGEFRGGLRVTTPETIDVVRMVLVGQVGRELVGLINQHGPYAVGLSGEDAGLFTAEKRTALVGGEVVDIGLVGDVVEVSPDAVLDIVRAGRIPVVAGIAPDVDGQVYNINADSAAAALAAALDAAKLVVLTDVAGLYADYPDPESVISELTAAELDPMLPGLEAGMAPKMEACLRAVRGGVGQAHVIDGRVPHSVLLEVFTHDGVGTMVIP
- a CDS encoding DNA-3-methyladenine glycosylase, whose protein sequence is MLDREELGADVVAAAVRLLGCTVEADTPDGTVAVRLTEVEAYRGADDPASHSYRGRTPRNAVMFGPAGHLYVYFVYGMHFCANVSCLDDGKAGAVLLRAGEVVSDLAVARHRRPTARRDADLARGPARLANLLGLGRAENGVDVTSVTSPVRVRSGPPVDPGRVRTGPRVGVAAAHDVPWRFWIDGERSVSAYRRSTPRRRVGG
- the argF gene encoding ornithine carbamoyltransferase, producing the protein MPRHLLRDDDLSPAEQAEILDLADAMKADRYAHRPLAGPRPVAVVFDKSSTRTRISFEVGIAQLGGQPLIVDAQASQLGRGETIADTARVLSRYVDAIVWRTGDQSRIEEMAGTATVPVVNALTDQFHPCQVLADLQTIRERFGRLAGLTLTYLGDGANNMAHSLLLGGATAGMHVRICAPEGFRPDAEILRDAKARAAETGGGVDLVADPHAAVAGAEVLVTDTWVSMGQESDGLDRAAPFRPLQVDAELLARANPDAIVLHCLPAHRGDEITDEVLDGPQSAAWDEAENRLHAQKALLTWLLRA
- the argJ gene encoding bifunctional glutamate N-acetyltransferase/amino-acid acetyltransferase ArgJ yields the protein MSLTGPQGFRAAGVVAGLKSSGAPDLALVVNDGPRSAAAGVFTRNKVKAAPVLWSQQVLTSGALRAVVLNSGGANACTGPEGFQTAHATAERAAELLGCGAVEVAICSTGLIGAQLPRDAVLAGVEKAHAGLGADEAAGTAAATAIMTTDTVAKQAGYTSEAGWGIGGTTKGAGMIAPSMATMLSVLTTDADLDAAALDTALRAAVRVSFDRLDVDGSMSTNDTVLLLASGASGVRPDPAEFTEALTLTCRSLARQMQADAEGVTKRITVRVTGAASEDDAVVVARTVARDSLVKTALFGSDANWGRIAAAVGYSDAAVDPDRLDIAVNDVPLCTGGVAAGGRTSVDLSGAEIVVAIALGLGHGEGEILTTDLSHAYVEENSAYPT
- a CDS encoding aminotransferase class I/II-fold pyridoxal phosphate-dependent enzyme produces the protein MTTDVISRAQEAYDALVAQGMKLDLTRGKPSAAQLDLSNAILGLPGDRYRAADGTDTRNYQGLQGLTELREIFSPALQVPVEQLIAFGNSSLELMHDTLVHALLSPLPGAERRWVDEEKVVFLAPVPGYDRHFAVCDRLGIELVAVPMTPEGPDMDVVEQLVAADPSIKGIWCVPKYANPDGVVYSDEVTRRLATMPTAAPDFRIMWDNAYAVHHLTDEALEVADVLALAAEAGHADRPFVFGSTSKITLAGAGVAFLGASPANVKWWLALTGKRTIGPDKVNHLRHALFFGDAAGVAAHMAKHRELIAPKFAALEKVLTENFADTPGVSWSTPRGGYFVTLTVPEGRATRIVQLAKEAGIALTPAGATHPGGDDPQDAIIRLAPTFPPLDEVEKAMAGVAVCVHLALAEAS
- a CDS encoding arginine repressor, whose amino-acid sequence is MTAASRVARQARIVELIAQRRVHSQSELLALLEADGIGTTQATLSRDLDELGAVKLRGADGGTPVYVIPDDGSPVRGIEGGTARLTRLLGDLLVSADASGNLAVLRTPPGGAHYLASALDRAALHDVVGTIAGDDTLLVVAREPLTGAELVALLRDLSMRSTS
- a CDS encoding acetylornithine transaminase, giving the protein MSLAQRWQAAMMNNYGTPPLALVRGSGAEVWAADGRRYLDLLGGIAVNALGHAHPAVVEAVTRQISTLGHTSNLYLTEPPLALAERLLELLDAGDARVLFCNSGAEANEAAFKMARRTGRPNIVAAENAFHGRTMGALALTGQPPKRAPFEPMTPGVSHVPYGDVAALDAAVDEHTAAVFLEPIMGEAGAVTPPPGYLAAAREITAARGALLVLDEVQTGVGRTGAWFAHQTAGVVPDVITLAKGLGGGLPIGACIGIGAAGGLLEPGQHGTTFGGNPVCCAAALAVLDTIASDGLLEHVNLVGKTITTGVEALGHPLVRGVDGAGLLIGILLGEPVSAAVATAARDAGFLVNNAVPDRIRLAPPLVLTQAQAGEFVAALPAILDGATDA